Within the Echinicola sp. 20G genome, the region CTGTATTGGTTTACAGAAGACCTCATATTTACCAGGGCGAGGTGTATATGAATACCCTTATACCCCTGAAAATTTCCCTTGGTTTTACGATAAGGAACTTTGGATAGACTATTTGGACATGTTGGTGAATAACCGCATGAATTCCCTTTATCTTTGGAACGGCCACCCTTTTGCTTCTTTGGTAAAACTGGAGGAATATCCATTTGCTGTAGAAGTGGATGATGAAACATTCAAGAAAAATGAAGAAATGTTTCGTTTTATCACAGAGGAAGCCGATAAGCGGGGGATTTGGGTAATACAAATGTTTTACAATATCATTGTTTCCAAGCCTTTTGCGGAACATTATGGCATTAAGACCCAAGATCGAAGTCGCCCAATTATTCCATATATAGCAGATTACACTCAAAAATCAATTGCGGCATTTATTGAGAAATACCCCAATGTAGGCTTACTTGTGGCGCTGGGAGAGGCCATGTCTGGTGAGGAAAATGATGTGCAGTGGTTTACTGAAACCATCATTCCGGGTGTAAAGGATGGTCTGAAAGCATTGGGGCGAACCGATGAACCTCCAATTATTTTGAGGGCTCATGACACCAATGCCCCATTGGTCATGGAGAAGGCATTACCCCTTTACCATAACCTTTATACCACTCATAAATACAACGGTGAGTCACTGACGACCTACCAACCCAGAGGCCCTTGGACAGCTATCCACAAAAGTCTAAGTTCCAAGGGTAACATTCATATTTCCAATGTTCATATTTTAGCCAATTTGGAGCCGTTTCGATACGGATCACCGGACTTTATCCAAAAGAGCGTGCAAGCCATGCATGATGTACATGGAGCCAATGCTTTGCATCTTTACCCACAGGCATCCTACTGGGATTGGCCATACACAGCAGATAAAATTGAAGGAGATGAGCGGCTTTTACAGATCGATAGGGATTGGATTTGGTATAAGGCTTGGGGGCGTTATGCTTGGAATTGTCGAAGAGATCGTGATGAAGAGATTGACTATTGGAGTCAATTGTTAGGCGAAGAATACGGGGCTGGAGAGGAAGTTGGGAGGCAAATATTAACAGCCTATGAAGAGGCAGGCGAAATTGCACCCAAACTTCTGAGGAAGTTCGGGATCACCGAGGGTAATCGCCAAACTCTCTTGCTGGGGATGTTTGGCAGCCAATTGATCAACCCCTACAAGTGGAGGGTATATCCTGGCTTTCATTCTTCTTGTGGCCCTTTGGGTGAAATCCTGATCGAATATGCCGAAAAAGAACATAAGGGCTTAGCTCATGAAGGGGAAATCCCCCCTCAGCTGATAGCAGAAGTCGTAGAACATGGAAGACGGGCAGTAGAGGCCATTGATGCTGCTGCGCTTCAGATTACGTCCAATGAGAGTGAATTTGCCCGCCTCCAAAATGATATACACAGTTATCAAGCTTTTGCACAGTTTTTCTCTGAGAAGGTGAAAGCAGCCATGCAGGTGTTGGAATTCAAATATTCAGGAGATGTGGCGGATTTGGAAGAAGCGTTGCCTCACTTGGAAAAAAGTGTCCTCCATTATAAGGAGTTGGTAGCACTGACCAAAGACAGCTACTGGTATGCCAATAGCATGCAAACCTCCATGAGAAGGATTCCCATTGGTGGAGATAATGGGAAAAATAAGCATTGGTCAGAATTACTTCCTCATTATGAAAAGGAATTGGCCAGTTTTAAAAGAAACATCACTTTATTAAGTGACAGGGATGATGGAGAACTACCTGTCCAAAAGGGTAAGCCCTGGGAAAATGCAGCCATAGATTGGAAAACAGAGTATCCAACTTTTGAAGTCAAGTCAGGTCAAAAAGTCTTTAGTGATAGCCCAAGCAAAATCACCCAAATGGCTGAGGAGCTTAGTAACTTAAATGGCTTATTACTTTCATCTGAAAAATTGGATGAAGAGGGGATTAAGCTTGAATTTACAGCTAAGCAACCCTTGAAGTTGGTTTTAGGCTATTTTAATACTGGCGACAAACATTTTCTTACTCCACCCACCTTGGAAACCAATGCCATGGGTAATATGCGTGGAGAAGCTGAAGTTCAACTTGCCAATGCCATGCAGGTAGAGGGTATGCCACCCCTAAATATCCATACCTATTTATTTGAGGCTGGGGAAAATAAATTGGTTTTGGAAGATGGTAAAGTATTGATCTTAGGGGCTATAGAAGCAGACCAAGAAATCACTTCAAGAGATGTTGGACTTATTGGAGACGAGCAAAAAGTAGCTGTAGATTGGGTGTTTTATTAAAAGTGATCTGAAAAGACTTTGATGGGTGAAATCAATCATGTAGCTAAAAGTCTTCCTCGATTTTAGAAGAATATAGATGTTTTTTAAGGTATTTGATCTAAAGATATTTTGCTTACGGGGAGCGGTAAAATGTTTGAAAACCTTCTTTTCTAGAAAACTGTGTATTATTTTACAAGTGAGAGCCTACCAGAAACCCCTCTCGATATGGATTTATAAATTGAATTATGCGAAAACTGTATAGTATTTCAATGATTTTGATGATGCTTTCTGGCTTTTGGGCCTGCTCATTTTCTTCCAAGGAAGTTCGTCAGGTTGTTGATTTTAATAGAGGATGGTACTTTAAGCTAGGAGATCACCCCAATGCCATCCAAGAAGGATTTGATATTTCCAGTTGGAGATTACTCTCAGTTCCTCATGATTGGAGCATTGAAGGTAATTTTAGTGAGGATCATCCTACCAAACCAGAGGGAGGGGCACTGCCAGCGGGTATGGGCTGGTACAGAAAAACCTTTTTTTTACCTAAGGAAGCAAGTGAGCAGAGCATTTGGGTAGAATTTGATGGGGTTTACAGAAACAGTGAGGTTTGGATCAATGGACATCGTTTGGGAGAGCGGCCAAATGGTTACAGTTCTTTCAAATATGATTTGAGTGAATACCTGACATATGGAGATGATGCCAATGTAATTGCGGTAAAAGTGGATAATTCTGCCCAACCCAATTCAAGGTGGTACACAGGTTCCGGAATCTATAGAAATGTAAGGTTGATCAGAACGGGCAAGATCCATGTAGATCATTGGGGCACTTTTGTGAGCACTCCAGCAATCAGCAAAGAAACGGCTAAAGTGGAGCTGGAAGTGATCATTAGAAATGAAGGTCACAACCGAAGACACCTGACCATTGAAACGGTGATTTTGGATGCTGAAGATCAAGAGGTGGCACAGTTGGAGTCCAAAGCTTCCGTGGAAGGCAGCAGCCACTTCGAAATATTACAAGAAATGGAAGTTAGTCAGCCAGCCCTATGGTCGACCGAAAGGCCATACTTATATAAAGTGGTGACGAAGGTATATGCCGGTATGCAATTGCAAGATGAATATACCACACCATTGGGTATCAGGTATTTTGAGTTTGATGCCAAGAAAGGCTTTTCCCTCAATGGAACTCCGATGAAAATTCTTGGGGTTTGTAATCACCATGATCTGGGTGCCTTGGGAGCTGCTGTCAATAAAAGGGCTATTGAAAGGCAGTTGGAGATTTTAAAGGAAATGGGAGTTAACGCCATTCGAACGGCTCACAATCCTCCAGCTCCTGAGCTATTGGACTTGTGCGATGAGATGGGCTTTATTGTCCAGGATGAAGCTTTTGACGTGTGGAAAAAGAAAAAAGTGGATGAAGATAGCCATACTTTTTGGGACCAATGGCACAGAAAGGATCTTGAAGATATGATCTTGAGAGATCGAAACCATCCCTCCGTGATGATGTGGAGTATTGGGAATGAGATTCGAGAGCAATTTGACAGTACCGGTATCAGTATTACCCGTGAGTTGGTGGGAATTGTAAAAGAACTTGACAATACCCGGCCGGTGACCTGCGCATTGACAGAAAATGTTCCCAAGAAGAATTTCATTTACCAATCAGGTGCTTTGGATCTTTTGGGTTTTAATTATAAGCACAAAGACCACAAGAATTTCCCTAACTGGTATCCAGGTGAAAAATTGATTGCTTCAGAAAATATGTCTGCATTGGCCACTAGAGGTCATTATGACCTGCCTTCTGATACCATAATGCGTTGGCCTGCATCCTATGACCAACCCCTGACTACTGGGAATGAGGATTATACCGTATCCGCTTATGATCAGGTATCTGCCTATTGGGGCAGTACACATGAGGAAACATGGAAATCAATTAAGCAGCAAGACTTTATGGCTGGCCTCTTCGTTTGGACAGGGTTTGATTACTTGGGAGAACCTATCCCCTACCCTTATCCGGCAAGAAGTTCCTATTTTGGAATCATAGACTTGGCCGGTTTTCCCAAGGATGTTTATTACATGTACCAAAGTGAATGGACGGATACCCCAGTATTACATGTTTTTCCACATTGGAATTGGGAAGAAGGCCAAATGGTTGATGTATGGGCTTATTATAACCAGGCAGATGAAGTGGAATTGTTT harbors:
- the galB gene encoding beta-galactosidase GalB, which produces MRKLYSISMILMMLSGFWACSFSSKEVRQVVDFNRGWYFKLGDHPNAIQEGFDISSWRLLSVPHDWSIEGNFSEDHPTKPEGGALPAGMGWYRKTFFLPKEASEQSIWVEFDGVYRNSEVWINGHRLGERPNGYSSFKYDLSEYLTYGDDANVIAVKVDNSAQPNSRWYTGSGIYRNVRLIRTGKIHVDHWGTFVSTPAISKETAKVELEVIIRNEGHNRRHLTIETVILDAEDQEVAQLESKASVEGSSHFEILQEMEVSQPALWSTERPYLYKVVTKVYAGMQLQDEYTTPLGIRYFEFDAKKGFSLNGTPMKILGVCNHHDLGALGAAVNKRAIERQLEILKEMGVNAIRTAHNPPAPELLDLCDEMGFIVQDEAFDVWKKKKVDEDSHTFWDQWHRKDLEDMILRDRNHPSVMMWSIGNEIREQFDSTGISITRELVGIVKELDNTRPVTCALTENVPKKNFIYQSGALDLLGFNYKHKDHKNFPNWYPGEKLIASENMSALATRGHYDLPSDTIMRWPASYDQPLTTGNEDYTVSAYDQVSAYWGSTHEETWKSIKQQDFMAGLFVWTGFDYLGEPIPYPYPARSSYFGIIDLAGFPKDVYYMYQSEWTDTPVLHVFPHWNWEEGQMVDVWAYYNQADEVELFLNGESLGTRKKSDDELHVMWRVRYQPGNIKAVSRKNGKEVLEREIFTAGEPQRVTLTPDREIIKADGKDLSFITVNIQDMEGNLVPYADNMVHFEVEGEEATIVGVDNGYQASLEPFKVNYRKAFKGKCLLIVQSTSNSGVVKVKATAENLQPAEIELKVNN